One genomic region from Erythrobacter mangrovi encodes:
- a CDS encoding TolC family protein: MRCFALAAALIAVSTGSPVLAQETVTLEEALARAGVGIEGEDDPSSNPRVYGPQAEAEAARAAIDQARLRPNPELSLEAENIAGSGAFSGLRSTEYTLAIGQPLELGGKRSARIASARASSDFAGLQSEFALSQLALGVRERYVQAVAAGQRLVLAREIVERNRELTRIANVLVEVGREPPLRAMRAQATLAEAEAELQAAQADDLAARQALAALWVSGQPNPAVSNVFPDLSPPLAPPVSENPLQLRIAGARTSFAEAEIARERSLGVPDPTLSAGVRRFEESNDQAFIVGISIPLPFRNRNQGNIAAAEAQYRAASASEAIAEADYRVEFERTRTLYLAAETRVETLSSASLPQAEEALRLVEIGYRNGRFPLIEVLAAAEARDAIRENLIQAEETRGLLAARLIWLNAQ, encoded by the coding sequence ATGCGGTGCTTTGCACTGGCCGCGGCCTTGATTGCCGTGTCCACGGGTTCGCCAGTATTGGCACAGGAAACAGTTACACTCGAGGAAGCGCTCGCTCGAGCGGGCGTCGGCATTGAAGGGGAAGATGACCCTTCCAGCAATCCCCGGGTTTACGGCCCTCAGGCGGAGGCCGAAGCCGCGCGTGCGGCTATCGACCAAGCACGCCTCCGACCCAATCCCGAGCTATCGCTCGAGGCCGAGAACATCGCGGGCTCCGGCGCTTTCTCCGGGCTGCGGTCGACCGAATATACCCTAGCGATCGGTCAGCCGCTCGAACTCGGCGGCAAGCGAAGCGCACGCATCGCGAGCGCACGCGCATCGTCCGATTTCGCCGGCTTGCAGAGCGAATTTGCCTTGTCGCAACTCGCTTTGGGGGTGCGCGAGCGTTATGTGCAGGCTGTCGCCGCAGGCCAACGCCTCGTTCTCGCGCGGGAAATCGTCGAGCGAAACCGTGAACTGACGCGGATCGCCAACGTGCTTGTAGAGGTCGGGCGGGAGCCGCCTCTTCGAGCTATGCGTGCACAAGCTACGCTTGCCGAGGCGGAGGCCGAATTGCAGGCTGCACAAGCAGACGATTTAGCAGCACGTCAGGCGCTCGCGGCTCTCTGGGTATCCGGACAGCCCAATCCCGCAGTATCGAACGTCTTTCCTGACTTATCGCCGCCCCTTGCACCGCCGGTTTCCGAAAATCCGTTGCAACTGCGCATTGCGGGCGCTCGAACCAGCTTTGCTGAAGCCGAAATTGCGCGTGAGCGCTCGCTTGGCGTTCCCGACCCAACGCTGTCGGCAGGCGTGCGCCGTTTTGAGGAAAGCAACGATCAAGCGTTCATCGTCGGGATTTCCATTCCGCTTCCCTTTCGCAACCGCAACCAGGGCAACATCGCAGCCGCCGAGGCGCAATACCGCGCGGCAAGCGCGAGCGAGGCGATAGCCGAGGCGGACTACCGCGTGGAGTTCGAGCGGACGCGAACGCTTTATCTGGCCGCCGAAACGCGTGTGGAGACCCTCTCCAGCGCATCCCTGCCGCAGGCTGAGGAAGCGCTCAGGCTCGTCGAAATCGGCTACCGCAATGGCAGATTTCCGCTGATCGAAGTTCTGGCGGCTGCCGAAGCGCGCGACGCCATTCGTGAAAATCTGATTCAGGCAGAAGAGACCCGCGGCCTGCTCGCGGCGCGGCTCATCTGGCTCAACGCACAGTGA
- a CDS encoding efflux RND transporter periplasmic adaptor subunit has product MERSHLIAVSGVLILLAALASVFWPADSNGPDQQAEQVEKSEVPEGVLLIDEKQIAASSIEIEAVQFGAATELVFPATVAAAPNASARIDARASGVVKSVNKMLGDYVRQGEVIARIESADAAGLAAQVAAARARVNELSALYDREKRLFEANVTARQDLEAAQANLQVARSELSRAQAASAAAGVSGDGRSLAVTSPISGQITSAPIVLGSYVSAGEEMFQIVNASGLQVQVALPASDAARIRPGDEATLELGQDREIGGRVRSVTPALDPESRSATAIISLAGAVPGLQPGAFLQARIRPSGETDATSISVPESAVQMVEGREVVFVRTRTGFRAMPVVTGSRSGGRIVIESGLQNGQRIATENAFLLKAELGKEEAEHGH; this is encoded by the coding sequence ATGGAACGTAGCCATTTGATCGCCGTAAGCGGCGTCCTGATCTTGCTGGCCGCCTTGGCCTCGGTCTTCTGGCCCGCTGACTCAAACGGACCCGACCAGCAAGCGGAACAAGTTGAAAAGAGCGAAGTCCCCGAAGGCGTTCTGCTGATCGACGAGAAGCAGATCGCAGCTTCGTCGATAGAAATCGAAGCTGTCCAATTCGGCGCAGCAACGGAGCTTGTATTCCCAGCGACCGTCGCCGCGGCGCCGAATGCCAGCGCACGGATCGATGCGCGTGCATCCGGTGTGGTGAAGAGCGTGAACAAGATGCTTGGCGATTATGTCAGGCAGGGGGAGGTGATCGCGCGGATCGAGAGCGCTGATGCTGCCGGACTGGCTGCGCAGGTCGCTGCCGCGCGTGCGCGGGTCAATGAACTGTCTGCGCTCTACGACCGCGAAAAGCGGCTGTTCGAGGCCAATGTGACGGCCCGGCAGGATCTCGAAGCGGCGCAGGCCAATCTGCAAGTGGCAAGATCGGAGCTGTCACGCGCACAAGCCGCATCCGCTGCTGCTGGTGTCAGCGGGGATGGGCGTTCGCTGGCCGTGACGAGTCCGATTTCAGGGCAGATCACCAGCGCGCCGATCGTGCTTGGCTCCTACGTCTCCGCCGGTGAAGAGATGTTCCAGATCGTGAACGCGAGCGGCTTGCAGGTGCAGGTCGCCTTGCCTGCCAGCGATGCTGCGAGAATTCGGCCGGGCGATGAAGCTACGTTGGAGCTCGGGCAGGACCGGGAGATCGGCGGACGTGTGCGCTCGGTGACCCCGGCACTCGATCCGGAAAGCCGTAGCGCGACAGCGATAATCTCACTCGCCGGAGCGGTCCCTGGATTGCAGCCAGGCGCATTCTTGCAGGCGCGCATCCGACCCTCAGGTGAAACCGATGCGACCTCGATCTCGGTGCCTGAATCCGCAGTTCAGATGGTCGAAGGCCGTGAAGTCGTGTTCGTTCGCACGCGTACCGGGTTTCGGGCGATGCCTGTCGTGACGGGATCGCGCTCGGGAGGGCGCATCGTGATCGAGTCCGGATTGCAGAATGGCCAGCGGATCGCGACCGAAAACGCCTTCCTACTCAAAGCCGAACTCGGAAAAGAGGAGGCCGAACATGGACATTGA
- a CDS encoding efflux RND transporter permease subunit: protein MIGGVLDWSVRNRWAVVALALGVAIWGAFNLAKLPIDAVPDITNVQVQINTEAPALSPSQIETQVTFPVETGLAGIEGLEMTRSISRNGFSQVTAIFEEGTDIYFARSQVEERIANLASSLPAGAEPSMGPIATGLGEVLMYTIEFEHPGGTDAPKGGAVGWQKDGSFLTDRGERLDTAVARAAYLRTVQDWVVAPLMRTADGVAGVDSIGGFEKQYLVQPDPDRLNGYGVSLDQLITALEAANQAEGANFVERAGEALLARVDSRLNSVEDIAQAVVATREGVPIRVGDVATVEIGGDLRTGAASLNGEEAVVGTVLMRAGENSRTVAAGAADRLDEVRSSLPAGVEAEIVYNRSTLVDATIVTVRNNLVEGALLVIVILFLLLGNIRAAIIAALVIPLSMLMAAIGMNRLGVSGNLMSLGALDFGLIVDGAVIIVENSIARLAARQEHEGRLLTLRERLAETRAAAHEMIKPTVYGQAIIFLVFAPLLTFTGVEGKTFSPMAITVMLALASAFILSLTFVPAMIALLLNKKINEQEAKPIRMTKERYGPLLRRALARPWPVIGTGVGVFALAALVFSFIGSEFTPQLDERDLAVQSLRIPSTPLEQSLTMQRQVEARLKQFPQVELVFSRTGTAEVATDPMPPNISDAYVILKPREEWPDPSLSKDQLVSEMEEALGNLVGNLYEFSQPIELRFNELIAGVRGDVAIKLYGDDLTAMTAAANQVAVVLRGVEGAADVKVQQVSGFPTLDIAFDRPTIARYGLTVEDVAQSVAIALGGRNAGLVFEGDRRFDVVVRLSDANRNDFDQLGSLPIVLPNGGTVPLRAVAKFQVIDGLAEVRREQGRRLVIVSANVRERDLGSFVEQAQSEVAANVDLPSASFIEWGGQYQNLQQAQQRLLIVVPLAFGVILLLLYLAVGGWVPALAVFSAIPMALAGGVFFLALRGMPFSISAAVGFIALSGVATLNGLVMITAIKQRLEQGLELGDAIIEGAIARLRPVLMTALVASLGFVPMALATGTGAEVQRPLATVVIGGLITATALTLFVLPAIVSLIFARKPRATQVETSAAARSDS from the coding sequence CTGATTGGCGGCGTCCTTGACTGGTCGGTGCGCAATCGCTGGGCGGTCGTAGCCCTTGCCCTAGGTGTTGCCATTTGGGGCGCGTTCAATCTAGCAAAACTGCCGATTGATGCGGTGCCGGACATCACCAATGTTCAGGTGCAGATAAACACCGAGGCACCGGCCCTCTCGCCCTCGCAGATCGAAACGCAGGTAACCTTCCCTGTCGAAACCGGACTAGCCGGTATCGAGGGACTTGAGATGACCCGCTCGATCTCGCGTAACGGCTTCAGCCAGGTCACCGCGATCTTCGAAGAAGGCACCGACATCTACTTTGCCCGGTCGCAGGTCGAAGAGAGGATCGCCAACCTGGCCTCTTCGCTTCCTGCAGGTGCGGAGCCGTCAATGGGTCCGATTGCAACCGGTCTCGGCGAGGTGTTGATGTATACCATCGAATTCGAGCATCCGGGTGGAACCGATGCGCCCAAGGGTGGTGCTGTTGGCTGGCAGAAGGACGGCAGCTTTCTCACGGACCGGGGCGAGCGATTGGACACGGCGGTGGCAAGAGCCGCCTATCTGCGCACGGTACAGGATTGGGTTGTCGCGCCGCTGATGCGTACGGCCGACGGCGTGGCGGGCGTGGACTCGATCGGTGGCTTTGAGAAGCAGTACCTGGTGCAGCCAGACCCCGACCGCCTCAACGGCTACGGCGTTTCGCTCGACCAGCTGATTACCGCGCTCGAAGCGGCGAACCAAGCCGAAGGCGCCAACTTTGTCGAAAGGGCTGGCGAAGCTCTTCTTGCACGGGTCGATTCCCGGCTGAATTCCGTAGAAGACATTGCGCAGGCAGTGGTGGCAACGCGCGAAGGTGTGCCGATCCGCGTCGGCGACGTGGCAACGGTCGAGATTGGCGGCGATCTCCGCACTGGTGCAGCCTCGCTGAATGGCGAGGAAGCCGTCGTGGGTACTGTGCTGATGCGCGCAGGCGAAAACAGCCGCACCGTAGCTGCGGGTGCTGCCGACAGGCTCGACGAGGTACGGTCGTCGCTTCCAGCAGGAGTTGAGGCGGAGATCGTCTACAACCGTTCGACACTCGTCGATGCGACCATCGTGACGGTACGCAACAACCTTGTCGAGGGCGCGCTTCTCGTCATCGTTATTTTGTTCTTGCTGCTTGGAAACATCCGCGCCGCGATCATTGCAGCTCTGGTCATCCCTTTGTCGATGCTGATGGCAGCTATTGGCATGAACCGGCTTGGCGTATCTGGCAATCTGATGAGTCTTGGTGCGCTTGATTTCGGCCTGATTGTCGATGGCGCTGTAATCATCGTCGAAAACAGCATCGCGCGCCTCGCCGCAAGGCAGGAGCACGAGGGACGTTTGCTCACACTGCGCGAACGCCTTGCCGAGACGCGGGCAGCGGCGCATGAGATGATCAAGCCAACGGTGTATGGCCAGGCGATCATCTTTCTGGTTTTTGCGCCACTCCTCACCTTCACCGGGGTTGAGGGCAAGACATTTTCGCCCATGGCCATCACGGTGATGCTGGCACTTGCCTCGGCATTCATCCTCTCGCTCACGTTCGTCCCCGCGATGATCGCTCTCTTGCTGAACAAGAAAATCAACGAACAGGAAGCAAAGCCCATCCGAATGACAAAGGAGCGCTATGGTCCGCTGCTGCGCAGAGCGCTTGCCCGTCCATGGCCTGTCATCGGTACCGGAGTCGGCGTGTTCGCGCTCGCGGCGCTTGTCTTCAGCTTCATCGGCAGCGAATTTACACCGCAGCTCGACGAGCGTGATCTGGCTGTCCAGTCATTGCGTATTCCTTCCACCCCACTGGAGCAGTCGCTTACAATGCAGCGCCAGGTTGAAGCGCGATTGAAGCAATTCCCGCAGGTTGAGCTGGTATTTTCGCGCACCGGCACGGCAGAGGTCGCGACCGACCCCATGCCGCCGAACATCTCGGATGCCTATGTTATCCTCAAACCGCGCGAAGAATGGCCTGACCCCTCGCTGTCTAAGGATCAACTTGTAAGCGAGATGGAAGAGGCGCTCGGCAATCTCGTTGGCAATCTCTATGAATTCAGCCAGCCCATCGAGCTGCGCTTTAACGAGCTTATCGCAGGCGTTCGCGGCGATGTCGCGATCAAACTCTACGGCGATGATCTCACGGCCATGACTGCGGCTGCAAACCAGGTCGCGGTCGTGCTCCGCGGTGTCGAGGGCGCGGCCGATGTGAAGGTCCAGCAGGTTTCGGGTTTTCCGACGCTCGATATAGCCTTCGATAGGCCAACGATTGCGCGCTACGGCCTCACGGTCGAAGACGTGGCGCAGTCCGTTGCCATAGCGCTTGGAGGTCGAAACGCAGGGCTGGTGTTCGAAGGCGATCGACGTTTCGATGTCGTGGTCAGGCTATCGGATGCAAATCGCAATGACTTCGACCAGCTCGGATCATTGCCGATCGTGCTTCCCAATGGAGGAACCGTGCCGTTGCGCGCAGTGGCAAAGTTTCAGGTGATCGATGGCTTGGCCGAGGTCCGGCGCGAGCAGGGTCGCCGGCTGGTGATTGTGTCCGCCAACGTTCGTGAACGTGATCTTGGGTCATTCGTCGAGCAGGCACAGTCCGAGGTTGCCGCGAATGTTGATTTGCCGTCCGCATCGTTCATCGAATGGGGCGGTCAGTACCAGAACCTGCAACAGGCTCAGCAGCGTCTGCTGATCGTGGTTCCGCTCGCCTTCGGCGTCATCTTGTTGCTCCTGTATTTGGCGGTCGGCGGTTGGGTCCCTGCGCTGGCGGTGTTCAGCGCAATCCCTATGGCACTGGCTGGCGGGGTCTTTTTCCTGGCTCTGCGCGGCATGCCTTTTTCCATCTCGGCAGCGGTGGGGTTCATTGCTCTCTCCGGAGTTGCGACGCTGAACGGCCTCGTCATGATCACAGCGATCAAGCAGCGTCTCGAGCAAGGCTTGGAACTGGGCGACGCGATCATCGAGGGCGCGATCGCGCGGCTGCGGCCGGTGTTGATGACAGCGCTAGTTGCATCGCTCGGCTTTGTTCCGATGGCGCTTGCGACGGGAACCGGGGCCGAAGTGCAACGTCCATTGGCTACGGTTGTCATTGGTGGGTTGATCACCGCCACCGCGCTCACCCTGTTCGTATTGCCTGCCATTGTAAGCCTGATCTTCGCGAGAAAACCGCGCGCGACCCAGGTTGAGACATCAGCAGCAGCGAGGAGCGACAGCTAG
- a CDS encoding heavy metal translocating P-type ATPase, whose translation MTRNIELELSSLLPDIPSDTDRCIARLQSLLSSRAGVHGVEVVEGSNSAPAQLAISYDPDRLTIARIRELAHVAGAEISGRYGHVVWQTEGINSVRRAQTVADLVARESGVLEANADASGKLVAEFDRRRTDETAIANALQELGVSIKADKIAANARDAEEHRHDDKDHSGHSHGGIFGANTELFFSLASGAFLAIGFGIEKLWDGHPVWLPFACYIVAYFFGGFFTLREAWDNLRLRRFEIDSLMLVAAAGAAFLGEWAEGALLLFLFSFGHALEHYAMGRAKKAIEALAGLAPDTARVKRGTDVVEIPVEELALGDVVIVRPNERLPADGFILDGVSAINQAPVTGESVPVDKSAVSDVASARANPDNLADDNRVFAGTINGSGALEVEVTRRSSDTTLAKVVQMVSEAEAQQSPTQRFTQRFERIFVPAVLALAGLLLFAWVVIDEPFRDSFYRAMAVLVAASPCALAIATPSAVLSGVARAARSGILVKGGAPLEDLGALKAIAFDKTGTLTEGEPRITDVEPAQGVSENELLAIASAAENLSDHPLAQAIVRDGKQRLGDETLPEATDLESFTGKGITALVGGERVWIGKLEMFGQDGVPPLSAELSDAIESMRERGRTTMGVRSETRDLGAIGLLDTPRAAAKATLEALRGLGITRMIMISGDDQRVADAVGKEVGLDEAWGNLMPDDKVKAIRKLAGQDKVAMVGDGVNDAPAMANATVGIAMGAAGSDVALETADVALMADDLARLPFAVDLSRQTRSIIRQNMIVSLGIVVVLIPATIFGLGIGPAVAVHEGSTLIVVANALRLLAYKEKGGTKERTGKPV comes from the coding sequence GTGACACGGAATATCGAACTCGAACTATCGTCGCTTCTCCCGGACATTCCGAGCGACACCGACAGATGTATCGCTCGGCTGCAGTCGTTGCTCAGTTCGCGGGCAGGTGTGCATGGGGTCGAGGTCGTTGAAGGATCGAACAGTGCACCTGCCCAGCTTGCAATATCTTACGATCCCGATCGTCTCACGATCGCGCGGATCAGAGAACTTGCGCACGTAGCAGGAGCGGAAATTTCCGGGCGCTACGGGCATGTTGTGTGGCAAACCGAGGGCATTAATTCGGTGCGCCGGGCGCAGACGGTCGCAGATCTGGTAGCCCGCGAATCCGGCGTACTTGAAGCAAATGCCGATGCGAGCGGAAAGCTGGTCGCCGAGTTCGACCGCCGGCGTACCGATGAGACCGCGATTGCCAATGCGCTGCAAGAACTGGGGGTTTCAATCAAGGCCGACAAAATCGCCGCAAATGCCAGAGATGCTGAAGAACACCGCCATGACGATAAAGATCATTCCGGGCACAGTCACGGCGGCATCTTCGGCGCTAATACTGAACTCTTTTTCTCGCTCGCTTCGGGCGCATTTCTCGCCATCGGCTTCGGGATCGAGAAGCTATGGGACGGGCATCCGGTCTGGCTGCCGTTCGCTTGTTATATAGTGGCATATTTCTTCGGAGGCTTCTTCACTCTCCGAGAGGCGTGGGACAATTTGCGCCTCCGCCGGTTCGAAATCGACAGCCTCATGCTTGTCGCCGCTGCGGGCGCCGCCTTTCTCGGGGAATGGGCCGAAGGCGCGCTACTGCTGTTCCTGTTCAGTTTCGGCCACGCGCTCGAACACTACGCGATGGGGCGCGCGAAGAAAGCTATCGAAGCGCTCGCCGGGCTTGCCCCGGACACCGCACGGGTAAAGCGCGGAACTGACGTAGTTGAGATCCCGGTCGAGGAGCTTGCGCTAGGCGACGTGGTAATCGTGCGTCCGAACGAACGCCTTCCGGCTGATGGCTTCATCCTGGACGGCGTCAGTGCCATCAATCAGGCTCCGGTGACCGGCGAAAGCGTGCCGGTCGACAAGAGCGCGGTTTCGGATGTCGCTTCTGCGCGCGCCAATCCTGACAATCTTGCGGATGACAATCGCGTCTTCGCGGGGACGATCAACGGATCGGGCGCACTCGAAGTGGAAGTGACCCGGCGATCGAGCGATACGACCCTAGCCAAGGTCGTCCAAATGGTGAGCGAAGCCGAGGCTCAGCAATCTCCTACCCAGCGCTTCACGCAGCGCTTCGAGCGAATTTTCGTGCCTGCCGTGCTCGCTCTGGCCGGCCTGCTCCTTTTCGCATGGGTCGTCATCGACGAACCCTTCCGCGACAGTTTCTACCGGGCGATGGCGGTGCTTGTGGCTGCCAGCCCCTGCGCTTTGGCGATCGCGACCCCGAGCGCGGTCTTGTCCGGAGTGGCCAGAGCAGCGCGCAGCGGCATTCTGGTAAAGGGCGGCGCGCCGCTCGAGGATCTCGGTGCGCTCAAGGCCATCGCGTTCGACAAGACCGGTACTCTTACCGAAGGCGAACCCCGCATTACCGATGTCGAACCCGCGCAGGGTGTATCTGAAAACGAACTGCTTGCGATTGCTTCGGCGGCTGAAAATCTGAGCGATCATCCCCTGGCACAGGCGATTGTCAGGGACGGCAAGCAGCGGCTTGGCGATGAGACTCTGCCCGAAGCAACCGATCTCGAAAGCTTCACAGGCAAGGGCATCACCGCGCTTGTCGGCGGTGAGCGGGTGTGGATCGGAAAGCTCGAAATGTTCGGGCAAGATGGGGTCCCTCCGCTCAGTGCCGAACTGTCGGATGCTATAGAGTCCATGCGCGAGCGCGGGCGGACGACGATGGGCGTTCGCTCGGAAACGCGCGATCTCGGAGCGATCGGCTTGCTCGACACGCCGCGTGCGGCGGCAAAGGCGACGCTCGAAGCGTTGCGCGGCCTCGGGATCACCCGAATGATCATGATCTCGGGCGACGACCAAAGAGTGGCCGATGCGGTTGGAAAGGAAGTCGGCCTCGACGAGGCCTGGGGCAATCTCATGCCCGACGACAAGGTCAAGGCCATCCGCAAGCTTGCCGGCCAGGACAAGGTTGCGATGGTCGGAGACGGGGTCAATGACGCTCCGGCCATGGCGAACGCAACGGTCGGAATAGCAATGGGGGCTGCCGGATCGGACGTTGCATTGGAGACAGCCGATGTCGCGCTGATGGCCGATGATCTCGCCCGACTGCCTTTCGCCGTCGATCTGAGCCGACAGACCCGGTCGATCATCCGGCAGAATATGATCGTCAGTCTCGGAATTGTCGTCGTGCTCATCCCGGCAACCATTTTCGGTCTCGGGATAGGCCCCGCTGTCGCGGTTCACGAAGGATCGACACTGATCGTGGTCGCCAACGCGCTCCGGCTGCTGGCGTATAAGGAGAAGGGCGGCACAAAAGAGAGAACGGGGAAGCCAGTATGA
- a CDS encoding cation diffusion facilitator family transporter: MSCNDDFDLDSADKRRTLWIVLWLNVAIAVGFFVVAYFADSNALLANGLDNSSDAFVYALSLLALTRSQSWKRGAARFSGIMLLVFAGGVIADAVRRFIEGSEPGGLMMIAMAGIAAVVNLICLRMLQKLQQKDVNLRAATTFSFNDFISNGGIIVAGIIVMLTGANWPDLVVGIAVAGIALYGGIDILRDAHRDKHEEAGTQHIKGDEFRR; the protein is encoded by the coding sequence ATGAGCTGCAACGATGACTTCGATCTGGATTCGGCGGACAAGCGACGCACATTGTGGATCGTATTGTGGCTCAACGTCGCAATCGCGGTTGGTTTCTTTGTCGTTGCCTATTTTGCGGACTCGAACGCGCTCTTGGCCAACGGGCTCGACAATTCATCCGATGCATTTGTCTACGCGCTCAGTCTTCTGGCTCTCACCCGTTCGCAATCCTGGAAACGAGGGGCCGCGCGTTTCTCAGGCATTATGCTCCTAGTCTTCGCCGGAGGCGTTATCGCCGATGCCGTCAGGCGTTTCATCGAAGGCTCCGAGCCGGGCGGCCTGATGATGATCGCCATGGCGGGCATCGCGGCGGTGGTGAACCTCATATGCCTGCGCATGCTCCAGAAGCTTCAGCAAAAGGATGTCAATCTGCGCGCAGCGACCACGTTTAGCTTTAACGATTTCATATCGAACGGCGGTATCATCGTCGCCGGGATCATCGTTATGCTTACAGGCGCAAATTGGCCGGATCTCGTGGTTGGGATCGCGGTTGCTGGCATCGCCCTGTATGGCGGGATCGATATCCTTCGCGATGCGCACAGGGATAAGCATGAGGAAGCGGGCACCCAACATATCAAAGGCGACGAATTCCGAAGATGA
- a CDS encoding TolC family protein — MDWRIGWVPFSALLAAQAAQAQSVGYEEALAAVRGEQPVLEAGALRVQSRREAAEAADELPDPRLRAGVMNLPVSGPAAFELDRQLPTQVAIGIEQEIPNLARRRARYGVASSEVRVAEARLGMAERNLLASAGTAWVSLFYAQERLDLASTALDELRAFIPVANSAVASGSARPAESLVIRRELLGIEDAATSIEAERETAQAQLSRYIPFPDPVALGEAPTAALDENQLRFELEGNPELILADAERDRAEAGVALARAEKRPDFGVSVNYGRRDQAFGDAVSVMGSITLPIFTDRRQNPRIAAAEADAAAALAEREDRRRALVADFEADLATWRSTMRQWRRARDELLPLARDRVDLETASFAAGRADLVDVIAAKSALALLELEILEREQAAVQAAVELQLTYGEGRP, encoded by the coding sequence ATGGATTGGCGAATTGGCTGGGTGCCGTTTTCGGCACTGCTCGCCGCGCAAGCTGCGCAAGCGCAGTCTGTCGGATACGAGGAAGCACTTGCAGCGGTGCGGGGCGAGCAACCCGTTTTGGAAGCTGGCGCGCTGCGTGTACAATCACGGCGCGAGGCTGCGGAAGCGGCGGACGAGCTTCCCGACCCGCGTTTACGCGCAGGGGTTATGAACCTTCCGGTAAGCGGACCCGCGGCGTTCGAGCTTGACCGGCAACTTCCTACGCAAGTCGCCATCGGTATCGAGCAGGAGATACCCAATCTTGCGCGGCGACGGGCGAGGTATGGCGTTGCCAGTTCCGAAGTTCGGGTGGCGGAAGCACGGCTCGGTATGGCGGAGCGCAATCTTCTCGCAAGCGCTGGAACCGCTTGGGTCAGCTTGTTCTACGCGCAAGAACGCCTCGATCTCGCCAGCACAGCGCTCGATGAGCTGCGAGCCTTCATCCCTGTTGCCAATAGCGCAGTTGCGTCGGGCTCGGCCCGCCCGGCCGAAAGCCTCGTGATACGGCGCGAATTGCTTGGGATCGAGGATGCAGCGACGTCGATCGAGGCCGAGCGCGAGACGGCGCAAGCGCAGCTTTCCCGATACATACCGTTCCCTGACCCGGTTGCCTTGGGTGAGGCTCCCACGGCGGCTCTGGATGAAAACCAGCTTCGCTTCGAACTGGAAGGGAATCCCGAACTCATTCTGGCCGATGCGGAACGAGACCGGGCCGAAGCCGGTGTCGCGCTCGCTCGCGCTGAAAAGAGGCCGGATTTTGGGGTGAGCGTCAACTATGGTCGTCGCGACCAGGCGTTTGGCGATGCGGTGTCGGTCATGGGGTCGATTACTCTTCCGATCTTCACCGACCGGCGGCAGAATCCGCGCATCGCCGCCGCCGAAGCCGATGCCGCTGCCGCTTTGGCCGAACGCGAGGATCGCAGACGCGCGCTGGTCGCGGATTTCGAAGCCGATCTCGCCACTTGGCGCAGCACTATGCGCCAATGGCGCCGCGCGCGTGATGAACTTCTTCCGCTCGCGCGTGACCGCGTTGACCTCGAGACAGCCAGCTTTGCGGCCGGGCGTGCCGATCTCGTCGATGTGATTGCGGCGAAATCCGCACTTGCCTTGCTCGAGCTGGAAATTCTCGAACGCGAACAGGCGGCCGTGCAGGCGGCGGTCGAGCTACAACTCACATACGGGGAGGGCAGGCCATGA